In Salvia miltiorrhiza cultivar Shanhuang (shh) unplaced genomic scaffold, IMPLAD_Smil_shh fragScaff_scaffold_112_2, whole genome shotgun sequence, the following proteins share a genomic window:
- the LOC131002360 gene encoding F-box/kelch-repeat protein At3g23880-like has protein sequence MEADFFKNLPSEIITEILLRLPVVSIPISKCVCKRWLHLLESDAFVKSHFARSAPALVVVGNSNQLKVLELEGELNLHLESYNPLTQYDVPYRLIGRIRNCFDGFLVINLSFDKLVVCNPITREVIELDLPADPQQSTLLEVSALGFGGSEVVCIKRRPYDDKLDCHVYTLGAGSWRRLEGIPYNYHDGEGAFVNGNLHWIATIGGEASWISCFDVKTECFSFFKAPPYHAQGLPLIRVTSISALNGCLWFCKVASEYVNYGGGCELTIWIMKEYGVDESWSLEYVIPIDDGLRGDL, from the exons ATGGAGGCAGATTTCTTCAAAAATCTACCATCCGAAATCATCACCGAGATCCTCTTAAGACTACCTGTTGTAAGCATTCCAATAAGCAAATGTGTTTGCAAGCGATGGCTCCATCTGCTTGAGTCTGATGCATTTGTCAAGTCTCATTTTGCCAGATCCGCCCCCGCCCTCGTTGTTGTGGGGAATTCAAATCAGTTGAAAGTTTTGGAATTGGAAGGCGAGCTCAATCTCCATCTCGAGAGCTACAATCCACTCACCCAGTATGATGTCCCTTACCGCTTGATTGGAAGAATAAGGAAttgttttgatggttttcttgtTATAAATTTGAGTTTTGATAAGCTTGTTGTATGTAATCCGATCACTCGTGAAGTTATTGAGCTGGATCTGCCTGCAGATCCACAACAGTCTACTCTTCTAGAAGTATCTGCTTTGGGATTTGGGGGAAGCGAGGTAGTCTGTATTAAACGTAGGCCCTATGATGATAAATTGGATTGTCATGTATACACTCTTGGAGCAGGATCATGGAGACGCCTTGAAGGTATTCCATATAATTACCATGATGGTGAAGGTGCATTTGTTAATGGAAATCTCCATTGGATAGCAACCATTGGAGGAGAAGCGTCATGGATTTCTTGCTTTGATGTTAAAACAGAATGTTTTAGCTTCTTTAAAGCTCCTCCTTATCATGCTCAAGGATTGCCCTTGATAAGAGTAACGTCCATTTCTGCTTTGAACGGTTGCCTATGGTTTTGCAAGGTAGCATCCGAATATGTGAATTATGGTGGGGGATGCGAGCTTACTATATGGATTATGAAGGAATATGGAGTGGACGAATCTTGGAGCTTGGAATATGTGATCCCCATTGATGATGGCTTGAG GGGAGACCTCTGA
- the LOC131002362 gene encoding F-box/kelch-repeat protein At3g23880-like: MEPDFFKNLPAEIITENLLRLPVVSIPISKCVCKRWLHLLESDAFVKSHFARSAPALVVVGNSNQLKVLELEGELNLHLESYNPLTQYDVPYRLIGRIRNCFDGFLVINLSFDKLVVCNPITREVIELDLPADPQQSTLLEVSALGFGGSEVVCIKRRPYDDKLDCHVYTLGAGSWRRLEGIPYNYHDGEGAFVNGNLHWIATIGGEASWISCFDVKTECFSFFKAPPYHAQGLPLIRVTSISALNGCLWFCKVASEYVNYGGGCELTIWIMKEYGVDESWSLEYVIPIDDGLS; this comes from the exons ATGGAGCCAGATTTCTTCAAAAATCTACCGGCAGAAATCATCACCGAGAACCTCTTAAGACTACCTGTTGTAAGCATTCCAATAAGCAAATGTGTTTGCAAGCGATGGCTCCATCTGCTTGAGTCTGATGCATTTGTCAAGTCTCATTTTGCCAGATCCGCCCCCGCCCTCGTTGTTGTGGGGAATTCAAATCAGTTGAAAGTTTTGGAATTGGAAGGCGAGCTCAATCTCCATCTCGAGAGCTACAATCCACTCACCCAGTATGATGTCCCTTACCGCTTGATTGGAAGAATAAGGAAttgttttgatggttttcttgtTATAAATTTGAGTTTTGATAAGCTTGTTGTATGTAATCCGATCACTCGTGAAGTTATTGAGCTGGATCTGCCTGCAGATCCACAACAGTCTACTCTTCTAGAAGTATCTGCTTTGGGATTTGGGGGAAGCGAGGTAGTCTGTATTAAACGTAGGCCCTATGATGATAAATTGGATTGTCATGTATACACTCTTGGAGCAGGATCATGGAGACGCCTTGAAGGTATTCCATATAATTACCATGATGGTGAAGGTGCATTTGTTAATGGAAATCTCCATTGGATAGCAACCATTGGAGGAGAAGCGTCATGGATTTCTTGCTTTGATGTTAAAACAGAATGTTTTAGCTTCTTTAAAGCTCCTCCTTATCATGCTCAAGGATTGCCCTTGATAAGAGTAACGTCCATTTCTGCTTTGAACGGTTGCCTATGGTTTTGCAAGGTAGCATCCGAATATGTGAATTATGGTGGGGGATGCGAGCTTACTATATGGATTATGAAGGAATATGGAGTGGACGAATCTTGGAGCTTGGAATATGTGATCCCCATTGATGATGGCTTGAG TTGA